The Candidatus Hydrogenedentota bacterium genome contains the following window.
TGTTCCAAGCGCGAGCCCGCCGAGGTCATCGCGGAGGAATGCACTATCATTCAGGAGGGTATCGACCGCGCCAACAGTGACGCCGCCCTCATCGTGTGGGACTGGGTCTGGCCGGAGGACTGGTTCGACGGCATTGTGACGCGCCTGCCGAAAGAGGCCGCGCTGATGAGCGTGAGCGAATGGGATCTTCCCATTGAGCGCGGCGGCGGCCCGGTGGCTGTCAGCGAGTACTCCATGTCCGCCGTCGGCCCTGGTCCGCGTGCAAAGCGCCACTGGGCCAGCGCCCGCACTCAGGATCTCAAGACCATCGCCAAGGTACAGGCCAATGCGACGTGGGAGCTTTCCACCGTGCCCTATATCCCCGCGTTTCGCAATGTGGCAGATCACATGGCGAACCTGCGCGAGGAAGGCGTGAACGGGCTCATGCTGAGCTGGACCGTGGGCGCCTATCCGTCGGCGGGTTATGAAATAGTGTCCGTCATGGGCGGTGCGGATCGTCCCGCCCCGGAAGCGGCCATGCTGCGCGTGGCGCAACGGCGCTTCGGCGATACCCTCGCCCCCGCTGTCGTAGCGGCGTGGAACGCCTATAGCGAGGCGCTGAAAGCCTACCCCTTCCACAATCATCCACTCTACCTCGGCCCGGTGCAGGCCGGCGCCGCCAATCCCCTGTGGGAGCGTGAAACCGGCTATCGCGCTACGATGGTGGGCTTCCCCTACGACGACCTCACGCGGTGGCGGGCCATGTACCCCGAGGAAGTCTTCGCAGATAGCTACGCGCAAATGGCCAAGGGCTTCGACGGTGCCACCCTCGCGCTGAACGATGCAGCGGCTTCACTCGCGTTGTCCCCCCCGGAATCCGAAGCCCTGGCTGAGCACGTGCGCGTCGCCCGCGCCTGCGCCATTCATTTCAAGAGCACGGCCAACCAGGCGCGATTCATCACCCTGCGCCGCAGCCTGGAAGAAGCCCGTCACGTCGCGGGCAGTGCCGATGGCGTACCCGAGGGCGCGGCCTTCCCGGCCATGGCCGATGGCGACGCGTTGAAGGCCCTCAAAGCAATGGAGGCCATACTCGAAGAGGAGCGCGCGCTGGCCCGTGAGATGTATGCACTGCAGTGCGCGGATTCCCGATTCGGCTTCGAGGCGTCGAACCAATACCATTTCACACCGATGGATCTCGCGGAGAAGGTGCTGAACACGGAAGACTTGCTGACCCGCTGGCTACCCAGCGAGCGCGCAAAGAATCTGTACGCTCCGAATTGGTGGCAACCGTAGGGACTGCCTCGCGACACGACTCGCAGTAGCAAAAAAACTGCGGGTCCGATGAACTGCCTCGACCGAGCGACGTGAGCTTCATCTGGCGAGGCTGTCCTGTCGTCTGACGTCGCGATGTGATACGTCAGAAGAAAAGGGTGCAGTTTTAATACTACCGCTCAAGCGGCGTGCTGTAGGGCCAAGTATTCTTTCCAAAAGAGGTCCCATCGATTCGATTTTACGTAACATCGCAGGTCGAGGATCCTTTGCCCACCTTCTCTCGACCAGCGCATTCCGCTGCGGCACATTCTGTTTTTGATGAGGCTTTTACATGCCGCTTCGACGGGGCCGCTACCGATGGGAAGTCCCCGTCGGCGAAAATCGGCATAGTTCATTTTGGATTGGTTTCTCTCGAAGAATGTTTGCTGTGTCTTGAGGTCATCGCGACGACTCTTGGGAAGCTTGAGCGTTTGGAGGTAGTACGCCATGGACTTGAGCACGGCCCGCGCCGCATTATCCTGCTGCAGCAATTTCTCGGCGTAATCGTTGTACCACGCTTTGGCTTTTTCCGTGCCCTTGCCGAAGAGCGCCTCGGCGGCCAGCGACAAGTGCTCGGCCGCGTGCCAGTAGTCGATGAGCGTCTCGTAACCGGCGAAGCGCAAATTACCATCAATATAAGACCAGATGCTGCGCGCGCCATCGCATAAGATGACCTTCACGACGTCTTGACCACACAGCCCTTCCGCAGCATTAAGTTCTTCCTCGAAGCGCCTCTTGAAGGTGGGCGCGAGGTCCTCTGGCATGTGGACCACGTAACGGGTTCGCAGACGCTGGGGACACTTTTTCCCTTCTTCTACGGCACCGTAGAAGGAAAAGCTGCCAGCCATGGCGTTCTTGTACGAGGTCTTGGACTCTTCCTCCGAACCGCCTTTGGGGCGCTCTGCGGGGCGACCTCGTTTTTTGCCAGGCTCGTTGAGCAACACGTTCGCGCCGTCCATGCTGGCCACGAGCACACGCACATTCTCAGGCGCCGACTCCTGTACGCGTATGCGTTCGTCGACGACATCGCGCATATCCGACACCCGAGCGTCAATACGCTCCAGCGCCTCCAGGATCTGGGTGCGGTGCGGGTGAAACTGAGCACTCTTCTCCATCAGCTCGGCCACCTCCTGGGGCGTGACGTGGGCGCTGGCAAAAGCCACCGCCTCGCGCACTTCAGCCATCATGAATTCGCCAGACATGCCCCAGGCCGAATCCAAGGGTACGTGGGATTGGTCCTTGGCATTCTGATAAAGCCTGCGCGCGAACCGCATCTTGCCCCAGGGAGACAGCGCCTCGCGCTCGCTCAAAAACTTGAAACGGTACGAATCCTGGCCGACCCGAATCAGATCGTCGGTCTCGTCCTTGGCCTCGAGAAAAAGGCGGAGTGCCGCCTTTGAGGCCGCATTGGCGGCTTGGTGAAGCCCCGATACAATCAAAGCGGACGAAGCCGGTGACAAATCCAACTCTGCGGCACCCGAGCAATATTCGAGCAAAAATTTCTTGTATTCGGCCATGGCAGCTACTAACATCTTCTCTACAAGCATTGTGGGCTCCTCGTTGGGTTGCGCTAACTTTTTGTGCAAATTAAGTATAGCCAATTCCAACCCGGAGCCCACAACTATATTTATCTGGCATTATTAGCGGTAATAGCAGATCTGCACCCGAAGAAAACGTATGAAGCGGCAGGAATGGTGTTGAAAGCACTTCCACAACTCGGGCGTTCGTTGAAAGTCTTGGCGCACCACCCTGACGTCAGGACAGCCCCGCCGGTCACGGTAAACCGCCCACGACCCAGCGTGCATTTCAGACCTAAGGTGACTCTCGCAATTCAGTGTCTCTGGGCGACGCTGTCCCCAAGAAAACTGCCGGACCCGAGGGCCCGGCAGTGTGTTCATTCGCTATTCACTATTCTAAATTTCCGCCTGCGGCGGACGTTCCGCACCATTCTACTTCGCGGCTTGCGTAATCCCGGTGACCGGCTGGCCATCCTTCGTGCGCAGGCGGGCGGCCGCGCCCCAGTCGCCACCGTGCTGGTAGATCGCCATGACGAGGGTGTTGTCCCCCGCCTTGAGCGACACGGGCAACTGGTCCTGACCGGCGGCCAGGCCACGGGCCACATTGAGGCCGTGGATCATCTCGCCATTCCACCACACCTTGATGCCGTCATTGCTGCCGGCTTCGAGGATCACATCCTGCGCGGTGGCGGAGGTGATGGTGCTGCGGAGATAGACCACGCGATCGAAATCGCCCAGGATCTGGGCCAGGGCAACCACCCAGGGACGGAGCGGATCGAGGCCCATGGGGACGATGTTCCACACTTCCCCGGCGGGGTCGGTCTCAGCCTTGAACTGCATGTCATAGAGCGCGGCGCCGGGCTTGCCCTCTACGAAATACGGGCCCGCATACTGCCAGGCCGTGATGTAGTCTTCGTAGCCCACGAGGCCATTGAGCACGTTCTGGGCGAGCTTCTTTACCGCCTCGTTTGTGTCCTGCTGGATATAAGCATTCATCCGCTTCGTGACTTCGTCACGGTAGGCGCCGCCGATGGCGCCCGCAATACGGATGACGGCCTGCGTGGCTTCGGCGGCCACGGCCGGGTCCTGCTGGCGCGATTCGGCGTACTGCAGGGCTTCCAGCGAGACCACTTCGGCCGTGCCGGCCACGATGAGCTTCTTCTCCTGGGGCGTGGACGCAAGGGCATCCGCCGCCTTCAAGGCGGCCAGCTTATCCGCGGGATTGAGCGTCTTGTCGGCGCGAAGCAGTCGCAGGTATCCCGCAAAGGCCGCGGCATGGGCCTCGGCGTTGCTCGTATCGGCGGCAAGCGCCTTCAGGTCTTCCATGGGCGCGGCATTGGGCCAGTCGGAGAGCGCCTGAACGGCGGCCAACTTCAGCACCGGGCTCTGGGACTTCACATTTTCCCGGACCACCGCCAGGGCGTCTTCGGTGCCGATGCGGCCAAGCACCATGATGAGGGACGCTTTCGTGGCGTCATCGCTTGCGGCCGCTAGGGCCTTGATGGGCTGAGCCGACTTCGCATGATCATCGGCAATGCGTCCCGTCAGCTCGACTATAGCCTGGGCCACGTTCTTGCGCTTGTCGTCGGCGCTGGCGGAGGTTAACAAAGAGATGAGCGTCCCCATGTCGTCTTCACCGGCCAGTACCCGGAGCGCCTTGAGGGCTTCCGTTTCCACGGCGGCATCGCCCGAATTCGCCAGTTCCAGCAGGGCGGGTGTGGTCTTCACGGCGCCGCGCGCGGCCAGCGCGCTGATGGCCTCCAGCCGCACTGCGCCGGACCCTTCCTGGGCAGCCTTGAGAATGGCCACGTCGGTCTTGCGGCCGGGAATGGTCTTGATGCTGTTGCGGGCGGTGCGCTGTACATCGCCGTCCGAGGTCGCTGCCAACTCGAGGAGCATGGTGGCCGTGTCCGGCGTGCCCAGCACCCCGAGGGCGTTCAGCGCGACCAGTTGCACGGCGGGATCGCCGCCCTTTGCCTCGGCAACAACCGCGTCAAGCGCGCCGCCTTCTTTGCGGTGGGCCAGCGCGTCGATGATGAGGATCTTCCGCTCTTTGTCCGCCGTGGGAAGCATGGCGGCGAAAGCTTTGGTGGCCTCCTCACCGGGCAACTCCCGGATGAAGCTGGAAGCGACGAGCACCAAGGCCGGATCGCTGTCACCCAACGCATCCATCACCAGTTCCTGGGCTTTGCCGGACTCCAGCCGAACGAGACCGGTGAGGGCCGCCGCGCGGACATAACCGGGCTGGCTGCCGTTGTACAGCGTGGTGTAAATCTCCAACGCTTCGTCTTTCTGACTGGCCGGCGCCCACTGACCGCACTGGAGGCAGGCATCGGCAAGCACCGTGTCGCCGCCGCCGTTGGCCGCTTTCAGCGCCTTGAGCAACTCCGTGCAGCCTTTGCCGCCGATGCTGCCCAGGGCCGCGGTGGCCGCCTGTGCCAGGGCTTGGTCCGTGTCGCCCATCAACGCCACGAGGGGTGCGACGGCGTCCTGGGATTTCGTCCGCGCGATAGCGTTGACGATATTCACTTTCTGGGTCTGGGGGCCTTCCGCGATGGCCTTCACCAGGGCCGCGAGGGCGGCCTTGTCGGGAATAGTCACCAGCGCGCGCAGGGCATAGTCCGCGAGTTGTTCGTCCGCGATGAGCCCGGCCAGGGTGTCTACGCTCTTGGCGGTGCCCATGGCGCCGAGTTGGCGGCAGACGAAGCGCTTCGCTTCGACCGACGCGTCGCTCTTGAGCACTTCAATGAACTGCTCTTCCAGTTTCACCCGGAGAGGGCCGTCGTTCTGGGCTTTCAGGGCCAGTTCTTCCAGCGGAACGATGCCCGTGCGGGAATCGCCGAATTTATAGGCCTTCAGGGCCCCGATGGACTGGTCCAGGTCCTGCGCATAGCCGGGGCAAATCGCCGCCAGCGCGCAAAACGCCACCCCAAGTATCAGTGCGTTCTTCTTCATGTGATAGCTCCTTCCTGGGGATGGGTTAGACGTGCCACGGCGCGCGCATGGACGGGATGAGCATGCGGTTGGCTTCGTCGTCGTTGGTGAACTGTTCGGTGTCGGGATTCCACAGCAGCTTCTTGCCACGCCGCATGGCGATGTTGCACATGTGGCACATGGTGGCCGTGTGGTGGCCCACATAGACCGGCGCCTTCGGTTCGCCGCGCGTGATGACGCAGTTCACGAAGTCGGCATGGTGGCCGCGGCTGCGGCCGAGCTGGAGTTCGTCCGGCCCGATGATTTCTTTCAGCAGCGCGGGGTTGCTGGCTTCCAGGTCGCCGCCGTGGACGTGAATGAAGACCCAGCCCTTGTCGCCCTCGAACTTTACGCCGCGGGGGCCGACGCTCTCGCCGATAATCTGCACGCCGCTCGCGTATTCAAAGCGGAAAGAATAGGCCATGGCCGTGTTGAAGAGGCCTTCCTTCGGAAATTCGCCGACGCCTTCGACGGAGATGGGCGTGGTGTGGTCGCTGCCGTTGCCGAGCTGGGCAAGGTCCAGAATGTGCGCGCCACGGTCGGTCATTTCGCCGCCGCTGTAGTCCAGGATATAGCGGAACCAGAAATGGCAGCGCTTTTCCGTGTAGGGGGCGCTGGGCGCCGGTCCGAGCCACATATCGTAGTCAAAGCCGGGAGGAATGGGCATTTCGGGCTGCGGGCCGATGGGCGCGTGGTTGTCGATGGGCATATTCACGCGGATCGTGTGGAGCTTGCCGATGCGGCCGTTGCGCACGAGTTCGGCGGCGTAGCGCGCATTGTCGCGGGAGCGCTCGTGGCTGCCGGTCTGAAGCACGCGCTTGTAGCGCTCCACGGCGTCTTTCACGGCGCGGCTCTCGGGAATCGAGTTGGCCAGGGGCTTCTCGCAGTAAATGTCCTTGCCGGCCTTGGCCGCGGCCACGCAGACAATCGCGTGGGCGAAATCGGGCGTGGCGCACATGATGGCGTCGATGTCGTCGCGGGCGATGACTTCGCGGAAATCGTTGTAAGTCGCGCAGCCCTTGTAGTCTTTCTCATTCTTTGCGGTGTAAAAATCCTCCACCATCTTCTTCGCTTTTTCGCGGTGCGCCGTGTCCACGTCGCACACGGCCACGAGCTGCGCCTCGGGAACATTCATGAGTCCCTGGGTGTCGTAGCTGCCCTGGCCCCCCACGCCGATGGATGCGATGGTGATGCGGTTGCTCGGGGCGATGTGACCATCCAGGCCAAGGGCGGAGGACGGAATGATGTACGGAAATCCAACGGCGCCCGCGGTGGCGGCGAAGGAATTACGCAGGAAGTGCCTGCGCGAAAGTATCCGTTTTTTTGCCATGGTGCTCTCTCCAGTGGGTTTAAAACGACGGTGATGGATTAATTCTTTGGACTCGTGTTTCGCGAATTCAGATTCATGAGGCTAAGTCTCACCCGTAGAGGATAAAAGAACTCGTCGGGTTTACCCCCCCCTGCCCCCCCCCCCGCAAGCGGGGGGGACCAAGAGGCTCGCATCTAGTAAGAAAGGTTCCCCCCGCTTGCGGGGGGCCAGGGGGGTACAGTCTTCGATAGAATAGGCCCTTCTTGACCTTCAGGCTCAACTCCGTCTGCTTTTGATCAGTTTTCAATTGGCGCTGCGACCAATTTTTTATCGCCGTCGCCATTCGCCATCCAGCCATTTTCCTCTTTTCAACTTAAACGCCCATCAGGTGCGACATGACGGCCAGTTCCAGGCCTTCATAATCGCGCGCTTCGATGAGCTGCTTTTCCAGATTCTTGTCGAAGCTGCGAACCTTGTCCACCAGCGCCAGGAAGATCTTCTTGCTGTTGGACAAGTGCGCGGTGACGCATTCGCCCGACTGTGTGCGCATCGCCTTGACGTCCAGACCCACGAAGCGTCCGGTTCCAGCGTAGTTCGCCAACTCCAGCACGCGCACCTGATTGTAAGCCTGGCGGAGATTCGCGGAACCAAAGGACTTGTCCTGATCGAACTTCAGGCCGTTCTGATCGTTCAAGTGTACGCTCAAAAGCTTGTCCGCCGCCAGTGCGAAGGCCATTTCGTCGGAGGGGTCCAGACCGGCCAAAAGGGCGTGGGCCGTTTCAATCAGGCCGCCGACGCGCTTCGGATCATTGCTCATGCCAGCAATCGCCAGGGCATGTCCGATGGTGGGCACGTAGGCGTGGTCCACGGGCTCATTCGGCTTGGGCTCGATGGCGATTTCGATTTCGCTGTCATAGGCCAGCAGGGTGTTCACCAGCTCGAGAATCTGCTTGTAGGCCGTGATTGCATTCTTGGACTCGCGGGTATAGGTGCCTTCGCGGGCCAGCCACAACACGATCATCTTCGTGTCCAGCGCCCGGGCAATGTCCGCGCACTTCTTCGCGCGGTCAATGGCCCACTCACGCACCTTGGCGTCGTTCGCCGTGAAACCGCCGTCGATGCCCCGCTTGTCTTCCCACAGACGCGGCGCGATGAACTCGCAAACGAGTCCTTCGCCATCCAGCACCTTCTTCATGTCGCCGGCTTTCTCACCAAGCTGTTTGGCGGAAAGGCCTTCCAGCTCCGGCACGGCGTCATCATCGTGAAATTGCACGCCCTCGAAGCCCAGCGCCTTGTACTGGCCCAGCTTCTTGGCGAAAGAAAGCGTCGGGCGCACGTTCGGCCCAAAGGGGTCGCCGCCCTCGCTGATGTTCCACGGACCAAACGAAAAACGGTAACCCTTGTGATCTTCACTCATTGAATATGCCTTTCTTGCATGGAAAATACGCCGGAACGAGGCGTCGCCTCAACCGGACTTGTTTGCCTTGATACCAAACATGGAAAACCCTTGGCGGGTCCACAGCTCGCTAACGCTAACAGAATATGACACCGGTGTCAACTGCGATACCTATGCCGCAAATGATTGGCAAACGACTGCAGGAAGGCATAAAACCGTCTTAGCCACGAAGTGGCGGCATATCGTAGCCTGGGGTGGAGCGAGGTACGAGCGCAACCCCAGGATCGCGCCCCAAATCGGTGAACCCCGGAGGGGTGGCACAGGGGTACACCAACCCGCGCTTGCCGACCATGGCGTTTTGTCGCATAATAAACGGGGAAGGACAAAATTCCGTGCACAAATCGAAACTCAAAAAACTCACCGCCCAGCGAACTAACGAAAAAGCCCAGATCCTGCGCCTGACCCGCGAAGATCAGATACGTGTCGCAGAAGCGCTGATCAATCCACCCAAGGCCAACGCCCGGCTCACCCGCGCCGCGAAAACGCATGCCCGCCTTATCGCGCCCCGGTGACAGCGCGCTTCGCGTTACTACTATTCCGGCAGCGCAATCGAATACACCCGTCCACGCTCGTCAAACTCGATCAAGAGATCCGTATTCAGTGGGTCGAACTTAAATGCAATCGGAAAGAAGTACGGCCATTCAGCATAGAATTCAGGTCTGAGCCACCAGTCGTATGACCACGTTTCCCGTTCATACGGTGATCCGAAAAATCTTTTGACGCCCTTTTCTCTGAGCATTCGCGGCTCGCCCAGTACTTGACGGACGGTCGCCGCCGTGTCGCCGACCTCAATTTGCCCGGCGGCCCGCACCTGCCGACGAAACTTCATGGCATCCATGAATACGGCGGCCAGATACAGCGCGAACGCGAAGACGAAGAGCCCCGCGAGCGCGTAGAGAAACTTGGCGATAGGTCGGCTTCCGAATACAAGCACGTTCAGCCTTCCCGATACCGGGTTCGGTGACGCCGAAAGACTCCCGGAGGGTTGAGTCAATTTGAATTGTCGTAATTCGCTCCCAGCCAATTTATGCTCCCATTCACGTCAAGGTTCCACAGGCCCCGCCGCCGACCTCCGAACCACCAAACTCGTAGCCATTTCGATTCTCCCCTCCTCCTCCCCGTCACCATTGATCCGCCGAATGAGCGCTTCCGTTACCCGCGCGGCCAGTTCCACCGTCGGCTGGCGAATCGTCGTCAGGGGCGGCGACAGACGGCACGCCAACGTACTGTCGTCGAAACCCACGACCGACAATTGGTCCGGCACGCGCAGTCCGAGCTCATAGGCCGCTTGAATTACACCAGCGGCCATTTCATCGTTGCTTGCAAAAATGGCTGTGGGCCGTTCAAGCATGGACAGCAGCACGCGCCCCTGTTCGAGGCCGCTTTCGAAGGTGTAGTTGCCCTGCACGATCAACGCAGGGTCTTCCGCTACGCTTGCGAAGGTCAGCGCAGCCTTATAGCCCGCGAGGCGCTCCCAGCTCCCGCTGTAGTCCGCCGAGCCGAGGATGAATCCGATGCGCGTGTGCCCGAGACCCAGCAAATAGGCCGTCATTTCACGCGCGCCCTCGTGGTTCGTGATGGTGGCGGCGGGCCAGGGCAAGTTCGGATCGGACGGCTCAATCGAGGCCATGGGCAAGCCGCTTTCGTGGAGCGCGAGATTGAAATCGCTCAGGCTGCCGAAGGGCGGCAGCAGGATAAGCCCGTCGGTGCCCCCGCGCAGCACCAGCGCCTGCAGGGAGCGCTGCGATGCCTCTTCGCCCGCCTCGCAGGGATGAATCACCACTTCAAAACCGCGCGCCGAAGCCGCCTGAACAATCCCCTGGATCACGTGGGTCAGCCAGCCCGGCGGCTCCTCGGCCTGATAGACCAGCGTCAGCACATGAGAGCGTTTGCTCGCCAGGCGGCGCGCCGAGACATTGGGCACATAGCCCATTTCCGCGATGGCTTCGCGCACCTTGACCGCGGTGGGTTCGGCTACGTATTCCTCGCCATTAATCACCCGCGACACGGTTTTCTTCGAGACCCCGGCGCGATCGGCCACGTCCTGAATGGTCAGGCCCTGCGCGGCAAAACGGGGTGGGGTCATGGGGCTCTCCTTGGGTTGGTTACTACGCGTCCAAGTATAGAGAAAGCGCGCGGGGCTATCCAAGGGTCGAAGGACTAAGGGGACGAGAAGGACGTAAAGGACCGATAGAGCTATTTCCTGATAGCACTAGCGGTTCCGCTACGCCGTACCTATCGTCCGTCCCTTCCGTCCCTTCCGTCCCTTAAGTCCTTCGTCCTTCGAGATTGCATCACCCACCCGCACGCGCTACCATGACCACAAACCCAAAACCACCAAGGATCACCCCCATGCTCCAGCGAATACTCCCCCTGGCCGTCGCGGCCTGCGCCCTGCCCCATTTCGCCCACGCCGACTTCTCCGTTGAAGACACAGGCAAGACCCTCGCCATCGCGGAAAATGGCAAGCCTGTCCTTGTCTACCAGTACGACTGGGTCAATCCACCCGAGGGCGTGGAGGCGCGCTTTCGCCGCACGGGCTACATCCACCCGCTCTACGGCGTCGGTGGCGAAGTGCTCACCGAAGACTACCCCAGCGACCACTACCATCATCGGGGCGTATTCTGGGGCTGGCCCAATGGCATCTGGAAGGGCAAACGCGTGGACACCTGGGGCCTCGAAGGCGCGCGCCAGGTGCACGTCAGCGTGTCGCCCGAGCCGGCAACCATAGATTCGGTCTCGTTTTCCGGGGTGAACCACTGGATACTCGATGAAACCCCCGACGTACCTGTCGTCTCGGAGACCTACGAGGTGGTCGTGTATGCCGCCACCGACGTCGGCCGCGCGCTGGACTTCGCCATCACCTTAAAAAACATCAGCGACGCCCCCTTACACCTGCGCGGCGCCACGACCGAAAACAAAGGCTACGGCGGCTTCAACTTCCGCCCGGACTCCGCGCGCAAGCCGATGCACTTCACCACGGCGAATGGCCCCCAGACGGAAGACACTTTCATCGCCGAATCGCCCTGGGTGGACGTGTCCTACGCCACGGCACCCGGCGCGGATACCCAATCCGGCGCGGCCATCTTCCAGCACCCCGCAAACCCCAACTACCCCCACAAAGGCTGGCTCATCCGCCACTACGCCTTCCTCGGCCACGCCTGGCCCGGAAGCACCCCCGTCGAACTTGCCCCCGGCAAGGAAATCACCATGCAATACCGCCTCTACACCCACCAGGGCACGGCGAAAGACGGCAAGGTGGCGGAAGCGTTTGATGCGTATATGAAGGACGTGAATTCACAGTCGCCACAAGAACCCGGTATCCCCAGGTGAGTACCTGACCGCACATACGCTTGCGCACAATCAACCCCTGCCGGAGGGTTCGCACCTTGGTTACTATTACTGAAATAGCCCCGGACGTGTATCGTCTTTCCATTCTCAACCAGTCGATTGGCCTCCAGTTCAACCACTTTCTCATCAAGGATGAAGAGCCGATGCTCTACCACACGGGGCTCCGAGGAAACTTCGCGGAGTTGAATGAGGCGGTGAAGCGGCTCATCACGCCGAAGGATATCCGCTGGATTGGGTGGAGCCACTTTGAGTCCGATGAATGCGGCGCCCTGAATGAATGGCTGGCCGCTTCCCCCGGCGCGCAGCCCATCTGCGGTGCACTCGGGGCCACCGTCAACGTCAACGACTTTTCCAATCGCGCACCGCGCACGCTGGCGCCGGACGAGTCCTTCAGCACGGGCCAGCGCCGATTTCGATTCATCTCCACCGCCCACGTCCCCCATGGCTGGGATGCGTGCGTGATGTTCGAAGAGACCGATCGGACACTGTTTTGTTCCGACTTGTTCACCCACTTCGGTGAAGTGGAGCCCTTGACCGAAGGCGACATCGTGGGACGCGCGCGGGAGTCCCTGGAAAACATGCAGCAATCGCCCTTCGCCTACTACATCCCCTATAACGCCCGCACCTCGAAGGTGATGACCGCGCTCGCCGAACTCAACCCGCAGCTCCTCGCCACCATGCACGGCTCCAGCTTCCGAGGCGACGGCGCCCAGGCCCTGCGCGATCTCGATGAGGTGTTGCGGGAAGTATTGACGCGGGAGTAGCGCGGGAATGAACCAATCGCGACGTGGCAGCCCGCCGACGTCAGTACGGGCCAATCCTCGAACATTCGCTGACGCATCGTCGTAGTGCGCATGCCCCCGGGTAGCAATACGTAAGTCGCCGTGCCTGGCCATTCTCCGAAGTCAACGTGAATGCCAGCCCGGCGCATGCTGTATAGTAAGCACGAACACAGGGCATTCAAGGGCAATCTCACACGGAAAGGCATCCCCATGACCAGCACCCCCGTCCCCCACCCCGGCTGCTACTGGGTCGTTCCCGGCAAGTTACTTGCCGGCAACTATCCCGGCGAGAAGGAAGCCGCCAAGGCGCGGCTGAAGTTGGGCGGAATTCTGGACCATGGCGTGCGCACCTTCATCAATCTGATGCAGCCGGAAGACCGGAACCATTCTGGACTGCCTTTCACGCCCTACGCCGACATCGCCGATGCGCTGGCGAGCGAGCAGGGCTTCACCGTGACGCACCAGGCCTTTCCGATACAGGATCAGGGCATCCCCGACAGGAAGACGATGGACGCGGTGCTGGAGGCCATCGAAGCCAACCTCCGACAGGACCGGCCTGTCTATCTGCACTGCTGGGGAGGACACGGGCGCACGGGAACGGTCGTGGGCTGCTATCTTATCGCCCACGGCCTCGCGACAAAGGACAACTTTGTCGAGGTCATCGCCAAGCTCCGAGAGCATGTTCCCACATCCATCCCTTCACCCGAGAATGCGAAACAGCGGGACTTCGTCCGGGCCTATGACGCGCCGCCCGTCAGCACCGCCGACACCGCCGAGGCCGATCGCTTCCTGGGCTGCCTCCTCGGCCTCGCCGTGGGTGATGCCGTGGGCACCACGCTGGAGTTCAAGGCCCCCGGCACCTTCAAGCCCGTCGACGACATGGTTGGCGGCGGCCCCT
Protein-coding sequences here:
- a CDS encoding PmoA family protein; this translates as MLQRILPLAVAACALPHFAHADFSVEDTGKTLAIAENGKPVLVYQYDWVNPPEGVEARFRRTGYIHPLYGVGGEVLTEDYPSDHYHHRGVFWGWPNGIWKGKRVDTWGLEGARQVHVSVSPEPATIDSVSFSGVNHWILDETPDVPVVSETYEVVVYAATDVGRALDFAITLKNISDAPLHLRGATTENKGYGGFNFRPDSARKPMHFTTANGPQTEDTFIAESPWVDVSYATAPGADTQSGAAIFQHPANPNYPHKGWLIRHYAFLGHAWPGSTPVELAPGKEITMQYRLYTHQGTAKDGKVAEAFDAYMKDVNSQSPQEPGIPR
- a CDS encoding MBL fold metallo-hydrolase — protein: MVTITEIAPDVYRLSILNQSIGLQFNHFLIKDEEPMLYHTGLRGNFAELNEAVKRLITPKDIRWIGWSHFESDECGALNEWLAASPGAQPICGALGATVNVNDFSNRAPRTLAPDESFSTGQRRFRFISTAHVPHGWDACVMFEETDRTLFCSDLFTHFGEVEPLTEGDIVGRARESLENMQQSPFAYYIPYNARTSKVMTALAELNPQLLATMHGSSFRGDGAQALRDLDEVLREVLTRE